TtctataaacaattatattcGTAATTTCCTAAAATCTAGCtaccatatatatttaaaatattatgatcttctatttaatataacaaatataaaatataaaatattaaattcaactttgcaagtaaaagaaaaattaggagatgtattaaattatcatattttattggtttaatgaaaataaaattatcatatCAATAAATTCAGAAGAAATTTAATCATCAGTCGTGTGAACTCTCAGATCAATAAATCTAACcgggatatatatataataaattggcCTCTTCTAATTTAATTAGTACAATATtgtatgtatttatttttctggacttttatatatcaaaattttataataaaaacaaatcagctttatctaatatatatatgaagtatttaattgaaaaatatgttaaatataggaagatacacacacacacacacacacacacatatatatatatatatatatagggtgCCCATATTTATTACAAGATAGATAAAAAATAATGcataaatgaataaattattgtttaaataaattttaaaatgaaacatattCAAACTATAAAAGATTAGAatcattttttcatattttgaggtatatttttgaattaataaaatctaatctaacttatataataaattataacaatatatttaagattttttatataaattaaatatgaataATAGGTGTGCGGAGACACATATCAAATTGTACTCTAGGGTTGtaaaagttatgtttataagaaatgaaaaatacaattgaaaatttaaacaaaatgaattaaatttacaattataccattattacataaaatttaaaattagctCTAGAAAAACTACAACTTTTCAGGTAACCACAACATTGTCACTGAAGAAAATGCAGGTAACCAGAACTTTACATTCATTCCTCTAATAAATATTCCTCCACCCGTAAGATGCCTAGGACCCATACTAGCTTCCTAAAATTCCATATCAGGAAAAGTATATGCTTTATAAACTCTTGCAAAAAGGGACGATTAGTCATTAATAATTCTCCAGGCTTGTTTGGCAAgaagaatttgttttttttgagcGAAACATTCATAGATCACAGCAATTAGCATGTTGTATTTGCGCTGAAAAAAGAGCTTGGTTAAAGGTTTTGGATGTCTTTGAAGGCTAACCTTCCTTGCTCTTTTGATAAATACATATTCTCTCAACTCAACCAATGTATCTTACTTTTGTGTTCCAGCGAATCCCACCAGAAATCAGCCATTACTTAAGTCATTTTTTCACATGCctttttatcagtttataaCATATGACATATCATACACATGCATTGCCATTGCAACTGCCTTATCAATACCTCTATCCCCCTTGCGACAACAGTTTTGAGAAAAACCAAGACATTCTTTCATTGAGAAATCAACTATGTTTTCGATCCACTGAACAATTCAGGTGGCCCCAAGATAATTACTAGTTCCTTCATCTTTAAGAATCCCAGTGATTCACTTCAGAGCTTGTTGTATGCCTGAGATTACTTTTGCGCGAAAATTAATGGCTATTTTTTCTAAGTTCAATCTCTAACCAGTAACTGCACCATACCTATCCAAGGTTTCCATCAAAACTACTACTTGATCTTCGTTAGCCTTGCAGATAAATAGAAtagactatcatctgcaaagaACATATGATGAATCATGGATCCCCTCTCATCGAACTGAATCCCAACCAACATGTCTTCATATTTAGCCATCAGTGCATAAACTTGCGCTCGAGTGATAGCTATCCATATACTGATAACAGATGTATGGATTCTCAAGAAGAGAGGAGCCGTGGTAGTAAGACAAAGAGGAAGGGTGGATCACCTTGTCTCTCAATCCTCTTTTAGGCTCGATTTTCTTAAAGGTTAGTCATTATATGAGGACTGAACAAATCACTGATGAAACTCAATACATGACTCTATTAATCCTTTCCTTCTGAAATCACATAGCCTTCATTAGACTCCTCAAGTAATCTCACTCCACCCTGTTATAAGCTTTATACATGTCTGATTTAATGGCCATGAGCTACTTGGAAATTTTCTCATTCATCCCGAGGTTGTGGATCATCTCATGGGCAATCAAAATATTGTTAGATATGGGCCGTGGTTCTTCCACAAAAGCTGATTTGGGTAGTTGATACAATTTAAGGCAGTAAGGACTTCAATCTCCAGACCATGATTTTAGAAATAATCTTGTACATAATGGAGCATAAGCTGATGGGCTTCAGGTCTGCCATCTTTTAGAGATCAATGACTTTTGGAATCAAACAAATATGAGTAATTCCACTCATGATGGACACCCATTGTCAATGAAATTTTGCACTTCCTTAGTCACACAATCCCCATCAGAATtacaatatttttgtaaaaataaccAATTCATGCTTGTCAGACCCGGTGAGCTAGCAGGGTTAATCACAAACACAACATTTTGCACATCATCTTTGGTCATTTATACACATCATCTCCACACAGATGCCTCAAAACCATGAAAGAACCGACTGAGATCATCTGGGATTGATGAGATGAAAAGCTTGCTAAAATACTGAAAAGCCATTTCTCTCGTAGATGCTTAAGAAAAATGACCATGCTATCTATCATCAATAAGTTCCAGGATTCTATTCCTAACTCTTTTAGTTTTGACAGAAGCATGATATAATTTTGTGTTCATGTTTGTCCATTTATCTCTACACTTCTCTCTCTAGTaggattcttcttctttgctaTGCCCTCATCATTTCTTCCTAAGATAGGACAGTCTAATAGTAGATGGATCAAAGGTTGATTGCTCTTTCTCCAAAGCCTCTTGAACCTGAATGATCTAATCTCTAGCATTAAGATTCTGAGATTTCTTCCATTTACGTTACCCCTTCTTGACCTTCTTCAACTTATCAGACACTGACAGATTAAAGAATGGGTGAGATGTCAGCCCTGTTTTCTTAACATCATCCTTAACATGTGGATAATATAGAAACCTGCTGTCAAATCTGAAGCTGCTTCTATAAGAATCTGATCCTGATATATGTTTCACCAAAAAAGCTTTGTAATCTGATCTTCGCTTCTCTAGAAAAGTTTGATTTGATGCAGGGAAGAGTCCAAACCAACTCTTATTCCCAAAACATTTGTCAATTTTACACTGAACCCATAATTTCCCTTTCATTCCACCCCAAGTGAGATCATCTCCATAAAATTGAAATTCCACTAAGTCTCCAGCTTGAATCATCTCACTGAAATGCTGAAAAATGCTTTACTTCTTCTCGGTCCACCCAGATTTTCTCCATTATGCCTAATTACATTATAATCCCTCATTATGCACCAGggatttttatttgattatgaATTCTTGATAATCTTTcccacattttttttctttctttttctactgAATTTACacatgaaacaaaataaatcgaAGTCTCCAACTGTACATTGAAGTCAATGAGATTTTTATCGAAAAACTTTACATCCATCTTCACcgaatttttccaaaataagACTAGACCACCGATGTACCCAATATAATTCATAGTGATGATCAACCAAGCCTTAAGATCAACCATTACATCTCCACCGTTCTTAGTTTTCATCAAAATATGTCTTGGAATCACCAAATCGTCTGACTAGCCTACTCCTTGGCAATTCCAATTTATCATCGCCGTTTTTGGATTGAGAAGCCACTCATATGGGACCACCATTGGCTTCTTAGGCTTAGTTGAGTATTGAGATGTCTCTACATCCTTCCCTTGTTTCCTCTTCTCAGCTCCACCACTCACCTCTCTTTATTCTTGTCTTCTTTTTCAGAATCTTTCTTAGCGCTTTACTTCtgcattttcttataaatgttCATGGTCTCTTTCTAGGCTTATTCTTTCTCATTTTAGTCCCAAAAGAACCAGTATCAGAGATACCAATCCTATAACCTATTGAACTTCCACGATAAAACCACTAGCCACCAATTCAGAGGAGGCATTTATTGCCGACTGAAATCCCAACTCTCTTGGATTCATTGACATTGCTGTTTCCAACATTGATAGCGCTCGGCATCATCTTAGTGTTTCCTCCATGCCTTTCCTTTACACTTTTCTTTTCCAGTGATTGAAAGTCAAAGACAACTCCCTTCCTCTTTTCCAAAGCCTTGGTAATAATTGGCATTGATTCTAATCTTAGCATAGTCTTCTAACCAATGGGATCTCTAGTTCCAGAAGATAAACTTTAATTCTTCCTTGCCTTGTAATTTTCTCCACACCATCAACAGCTAATATATATTGCCTCGTTCCATCAAGCACTTTCTCTAATATCTTTGGCCGACAAGCTAAAGTGTTAATGCCGATATGATCCTCCTTTACTACACCAAAAAGTGGGTCATCTTTTTTAATGACGCACAATCCTTGCTCTTTTCCCTTCATTCTATGTCTTTTTCAAGCTTAACTGCACTACTTTTGAATGTGTTCACAATCGTTGAGAATTTTCACCACCTTTCCACCTGGAACATCTTGACTCTTCTCAGAATCTTGGATATATCAAACTTCACTTTGACTCTAACATAATCCTTGATTTGGGCTTTTCAGGGTCAAATGGCACTTAAATTACTTGTCTAGCAAATTCTCCCAAGGCAGTTAAAACCAAAGTCGTGTAATCGTCAACTGGTATATTGCCCATTTGCACCCAGACTTCAATACTTAAGGTAGTTTGGAGGAGGTCTTCCTACCCATCTCTTAATGGCTAAAGAGAACTGGTTGAATGTATGAACACCTCTCGACAGTTTGTCAACCAGATCATGCTCGTGTTTAAATATAAACTGAAATATGTCTTTTGATAAAACAATACATTTTACCAGATCATATAGTTGTCATTTCCTAAACATATCCAAAATCAAATGAGACATCTTTTGAAATTGTAGATCGAGTAGTCTTCCCACAATACTCAATACATTTCTTCTATTTGAGAAATAACTCCGGCCTATTCAGAATTGTATACGGCTTTTTTTTCTCCTCTAGATATAGATCAAATAGAGCCTTATCCAAATCTGATGCCATTCTTCTAAGGTCACCCACTCCTCTTCCGTGAAGCAGAATCGTGACCAAAATGGAACAAATCCCCTTTGTGAACAGTAAGTTATGAAAATCTAATCGAAAATTTCATCACAGGCCGAAAATAAACTGATAGAACTCCAACACAACCGACAGAGATTAAGGAGAAATCAGGAATTATAGCTACAAATCTTGCTTAATAAAAGATTTAAGGTTGATGATGAAAATGAGACAATCACTCAAACAAGAGGGGTCAAGATTTTTTTGtgccaaatatttttttataagacTACTTATCGGATACAAAATTTgacaattaaatatatacaaagatcatagtgaaaaaatgaaaactaatgATGTGAATTATTTtaggtttaacattttttaataaattgaaaAGGTGAAAGTAAGgtgataatctttttttttgccatctaagatttattattattaaggGTCTAAAGCCCAACAGAAAATACATAAAGCCCAAAAGAAGAGCATACATCAGAACAAACATTTGAGACAAAAGCCTAAAAGTCCAAACGAAACAGACCAAACGAAAATGTCACATAACACCCACCCAGAAGCCCAAACCCACTAGACGTTTGGCGTTCCACGTGTCGAGGGCAAAGCCAAGATTTCGTGTTTAGTCCCTCACCGACGAGGAGAAGACGCGTCTCCTTACCCTTCACACGTCTCCGCCGCTTCGAGAAACCACCGCCGGAAAAAGAACACGCCGACGTTTCACCGCAAGTCACCAGAAGCGGATTCACACCTCTACTCCCTTCAACACCATAACATCCTTCCACGGAGATCTTCCATCGACCAATCGAGATCTCATCGGAAAACACCAACTCACGCACTATGTTTTTGCTGACGGATCTCCACCTGTCGGAGAGCTTCAAATCGACCTCGTTGAGATCTCATCCAACAAGCCGAAGATCAAACAAACAGCCGTAGGTCCTGTGCTTAACTGAACCTTGGAGAAACAGAGCCACCGGCGACGCGAAGCTGTAGGAAGTCTTCACTCCCGAAATCAAAAGCCGGCGACCATCGCCAAAGAAAATGCACAGCCGCAGAGACAAAGACGGTCATCCACCAAACGAAGGTGCCATACCATAACTCGAAGACCCAAACGACATGCAGATATttaatggaaaagaaaaaaaaaaaaacataaaatgatcAAAGCCGGACCGGCGGGCTGTGGAAGCCCATTCCGCCGGTTGGAGTCACTGTTCACAGTGGATTTTCTAGATAGAAGGCAGAGCTTTTTATCTAGAGAGAGAATTTGATTTAAGGTGATAATCTTTTGTTGTGAAAAAGGTGATAATCTTGAAACTATTGTCAAAGAGTGTAAGAAAGAAACGGCATGATGTTCCCGTCAGACAAATTATGTTCGGTTTACTCGGTATTAACATTAAACCGGTCAATATTCCACGTGGAGATAGGCAAGGACTAGTTTGGGTGCGTTTGGGCGGCAATAAGATCTCGACTCCCCGCCCACGCCCAGAAACAAAAAGAGATGAAGTTTGTCTGCTTGATGTTGAATCCACACAATTGATTGCTTCTGGTGATAATGGAAAACAAGAACCAAGAGGATCTAGATCTGCTTCTGTCCCTCGACGACGGCGACGAGAGGGTTCTCGAAACTCCTCCCGGTTCTCCTTCTGCTCCACCCGGTGAgattcgattcgattcgattcgattGCAGAATAGTTACTCATTTACTGAAAAAAATCTCGATCTTCTGTTGCAGTATATTTGACGGATGAAGAAGAATCCCCCAAACGTCGTAGAGGTCAGGCGGACTTGTCTGACTTCAGAAGTGTTGTTCAAGATTGCATTGACTACGACCCCAAACCTCTCCCTAAAACCACCAATAAACCTAAATGCGACATTGAAAAGTTCTCTGGCTTGCGCTTAAGGTTACAAAAGTTAAAAatcctttttttctttcgaaTTTGCCTATTTGCTTCTTTGTCCAAACGTATCTTTTGTAGGAATCAATTACTTAGCCCAGCAGAGATTAGTGATCTCTTCTCAGATATCCGTTTCGTTCGATTGCAAACAATCAAGTAAGTCTTTGATTACTTACTTACTTACTTTTGGAGGAATTAAATTAATCTGAGTTGTTGCGAGTAGGAACTTGCTAATGGGTGACAAACTCTCCGGCTGCTGGGCCACAATGGGAGTGCTAACTGAGAAAGGACAACCCAAAACAAGCTCTATAGGCCAGCCTTATTGCATTTGGAAAGTCTGTTCCTTAAACGAGAACAACACTGTCTCCCTCTTCTTGTTTGGTGACGCTTACAAGAAGAATGAGACCGAAAAGGCGGGATGCGTTTTCGGTCTCTTCAATTGCTCTCTTCGCAAGGACAAAATGGTAAGAGCATTATTTTCTTGTGAGTGTgattaggcctgggcattcggatacccattcgggtatGGATACTACCCATTCGGGTATCGGTTTTTTCtggattttaaaaaatggtCCCTTTcggatattataaaaatttgtgGCAGGGAAGTGACTTTTCATTAAGTGTCAACTCAGCTAAACAAATGGTAAAACTAGGAGTTTCCGCTGATTATGGAGTCTGCACATCCAAGCGGAAAGTTGGAACAACTTGTACTTCTGTTGTAAACAAGTAAGTTTTACCTTGGCCATGCATCATATCACGCTCTAGTtgtttctgaatttttttttacttgtttcaACTTTCAGACGCCAAGGAGCATTATGCAAGATTCATAAACTGGTACACATCCTACATTCTTGTTTTCTGCCACCAATGCAATTCACTCaccatgttttgttttgcaCAGAATGCAACAGGCAAATTTGCTACAATGAGAAGTGAACTCAAAGGCGGGTATGTTTTAATGCTACCGAGCTTGAGTGGGGGGGATTTGCATGATTCTTGGgagtttaagtttttttttttttgtaaaacttgtTTCAGAAACTTGAGAACGTCTTTCAGAGATCCAAAATCACAAGGGATTTACACAGTTGAGCCACCAGTAGATAGGAGCGGGAACAAAAAGGCTAATCAGCCTGTCCGAGTACTATCAGTGGAAGGTCTCCGAAAGGCTTTAAGGTTTGGaaactcttttattttatttttttgaacataaAAGAAACAGAATCAGCTTTTCGGATGCCAAATATAAATTGTGAGTATGCAGTGGTGCAGATAAAGTGACGCCTAACGTACACTCACAAGGAATACGTTTCCTGAACGAGATGGCTAgtatgcttcttcttctttctttctctctcctttTGATACAAATACAATCTAAAGCTTATAAAATCTGATCTTTGGGTTTACAGAACAATCGGCTTTAAAGAACGTTAACAAGAAATCTGAAGCTGTGAATAAGTCTGTAGAGAAGAGGTACTCcctttcttgatttgttttgttatctTCTTCCCGAGTTGTGTATCTCAAAAGGAGATGTTCTTGATTTTTCTCTTCAGAAAAGCATCTAATACAAAAGAAACGCAagtaaagagaaagagagaagcgGATAAGAAGGAAACTCCTGAGATTGCCACCGGAAAAATGATGGTCCTAGATTTCTGCAGCTCCGACGAAGAATGAGTCCTCAAACAGTAGTTACCAAGCAGCCCTTCCAAGTTACCATACTTTAACCAATATATTGGATGTCGAGATAAAGGATTGTTGTTTCCATTCATACAAGAAATGttcttttttgttatattgGATTTGAGATGGTATGTCTTTGTGTTCATTTAAACTGTTGAGAAGAGATTAAACAGTATACGTAGAGAGAATCACATCACACACACGCTCTGCCTAAA
This genomic stretch from Raphanus sativus cultivar WK10039 chromosome 3, ASM80110v3, whole genome shotgun sequence harbors:
- the LOC108845076 gene encoding uncharacterized protein LOC108845076 isoform X1 codes for the protein MENKNQEDLDLLLSLDDGDERVLETPPGSPSAPPVYLTDEEESPKRRRGQADLSDFRSVVQDCIDYDPKPLPKTTNKPKCDIEKFSGLRLRLQKLKILFFFRICLFASLSKRIFCRNQLLSPAEISDLFSDIRFVRLQTIKNLLMGDKLSGCWATMGVLTEKGQPKTSSIGQPYCIWKVCSLNENNTVSLFLFGDAYKKNETEKAGCVFGLFNCSLRKDKMGSDFSLSVNSAKQMVKLGVSADYGVCTSKRKVGTTCTSVVNKRQGALCKIHKLNATGKFATMRSELKGGNLRTSFRDPKSQGIYTVEPPVDRSGNKKANQPVRVLSVEGLRKALSGADKVTPNVHSQGIRFLNEMAKQSALKNVNKKSEAVNKSVEKRKASNTKETQVKRKREADKKETPEIATGKMMVLDFCSSDEE
- the LOC108845076 gene encoding uncharacterized protein LOC108845076 isoform X2, whose product is MENKNQEDLDLLLSLDDGDERVLETPPGSPSAPPVYLTDEEESPKRRRGQADLSDFRSVVQDCIDYDPKPLPKTTNKPKCDIEKFSGLRLRNQLLSPAEISDLFSDIRFVRLQTIKNLLMGDKLSGCWATMGVLTEKGQPKTSSIGQPYCIWKVCSLNENNTVSLFLFGDAYKKNETEKAGCVFGLFNCSLRKDKMGSDFSLSVNSAKQMVKLGVSADYGVCTSKRKVGTTCTSVVNKRQGALCKIHKLNATGKFATMRSELKGGNLRTSFRDPKSQGIYTVEPPVDRSGNKKANQPVRVLSVEGLRKALSGADKVTPNVHSQGIRFLNEMAKQSALKNVNKKSEAVNKSVEKRKASNTKETQVKRKREADKKETPEIATGKMMVLDFCSSDEE